GGCGCTGTCCGTCTACACCATAGAGCACATGGGACAGGTCCGGTTCAGGGTCATGGCCGACAACCAGCACGTCTGAAGGGCTGCCGGGGTGAAGATAACGCTGGGTGGTGAAGACATCATAGAGCGCATCATCGTCGTATGAATGCCGTAGATGTTCTTTCACATGCCCAAGGAAGCGGGGCGCCTGCATTTCCAGAATGCTGCGCGGGCAGAAATCGAAGCTCCACCAGCGGGACATCTTGACCAGATTGAACGCGAGAGCGTCTCGGAGAGGAAGAAGCAATTCCGGTTTGGTCCCATGCTCGCAGAGAAACTGCACATCGCGAAACCGGGCGATCAGTTTGTTGATCTGGCCTACAAATGGCTGCGCAAGATCAAGATAGGAGAGAAGCTGCTCTGGGCGCGAGCGTTCGAGGTGCCATTCAGCAGTGAATTCCGTTGCGGTGTTCATGGAGGGGGAACCTTATTCGCATGCAGGATTTTCACCAGGGTATTGCAATTAATAATTGTTCGCAACTATAGAATGTGAAGGATATTATTAAGAGAATGTCATTTCCCCTTTTGCACACTTGGGCCTGCCGAGATGGTCCTGAAATTCAGCGGTGAATAAGGGCGTTCGGCGACTGAAGAGAAGGCATAAAAAAAGGAGGCTTATTCGGCCTCCTTTGTATGTGAGAAAGGGTGATCTCACTTATGGCTTTTATGCCTGGGTGCGTGACGATGGCGGAACATCGGATGGAAACGCCGTGGCGCACGATAATTCTGCTCAATTGTGCCAACATCCTCAGGAGCTTCTGCAACTTCCGAGCCAGCATCTGCGGCGACAGTCATCCGTTCTGCCGAGGCGGTCAAGACGGCAGAGCTCCCTTCGCTGCGAGGATAGATGAAACCGAATGTCGGATAGATGGACCCGAAAGATCCTTTCTCCCTGTTCAGTTCAACGCGGACAGCGGACCAGTCATTGTCGGGTGAAACATCAACGACCCGGACATGACGGCTGATGCCGCTCTGTCCCCAATGAGACTGATCAATGGTGATGACGCGGCTGTTGAGGGCTCCGGTCACGACGGCTACGTGGCCGAGCGGCATGCGACGGATCGGGCGGAAATTAAGGACGCTTCCGACTTCCGGAGCAAAACCACGGGCGTAGCGCCCGGCTGCGTTATACCACCAGTCGCCAGCATTGCCGCGGAGTTCAATAGCGGATTCTGCTTTGGCGAAAGCTACACACTGAATGACATGGCTGCTGTAATGGTTCTGCCGGACCCAGCGTCCGTAATACGCGGGCGCATAGTGGGTATGGTAACCATGGTCCGCAACATTGAAAGAAATGCTGTGCACATGACGGTTGGCCATTTTGTGGCCAACGTGACGTGTGCGTGCCTGACCGGCGGAAGGAAGCAGTGCATTGGTGGCTGCAACTGTGAGGGTCGCCATGACAAGGCGACGAAAGCCAGAAGTCCTCAGCAGATCCATAATGCGCAGCCCTCAAATTTCTCTTTCATCGTGCGTAGCAAGGCTGCTTTGCATCTGACAAGGGGCGAAGGAGAACTTACTGACCTTAAAAGCCAGATCCTATCAATTTCATAAAATGAATAACGGAACATAGGATTTAAATCCTATACTCTCTAAGTAAAAGTCATTTTTCGCCATATTTCAGATCGCTAAATGTATTTATTATGTATTAATATCGCAACACCCTAAAAAAATTTGACGGTGATTCGCGTGAAACCGGATCGCTGGCTATCAGACCGGAGGCGACCAGCCATATGTGGGCTGGACCGTCTGAAGGGGTGGTCAATATCTGGAAGAAGCGAAGCTTTTGGGCAGGAAACTGCTCTGGTCCAGATGCAGCCGGAGATATGCGGTCTATCAGCGACGGCTGGAGACCGGGTGACAGGCAGTCAGCGTTTTGAGAAAATGCTTCAGCCGTAGCTGTGATTGAGAAACCACCTGGAAAACCGTTCCAGGCCGATCTCGAGTGACGTGGTGGGGTGCCAGTCGATCAGTTGCTGGATCTGCTCAAGGGATGCCCAGGTGCATTCGACATCAGCGGTCGGCCGGGGAGTCAGTCTGATGTCTGCGGTCCGCCCCAGAAAATTTTCCAGCAGACTGATGAGACGTGACACCGGTTCGGGAACATTGCTTCCAATGTTCAGGATGCGCGCCTGACCGGAAGGCGGCAGGTCTGTGACAGCGCAGATTGCATCGACAGCATCATCAATAAAGGTGAAATCCCGCGCGAGTGCTGTGCCTTCATATAATGTGACCGGACGTCCTTCCATTATAGCCTTGGCGAAGAGGTAATAGGCCATGTCAGGTCGCCCCCAAGGACCGTAGACCGTGAAAAAACGAAGTCCTGTCAGGGGGAGTTGATGAAGATGCTGATAGCACTCCGCTGTCAGTTCGGCGGACCGCTTCGAGACAGCGTAAAATGAGCCGGGCTGGTCCACGCGATCTGTTTCACGGAATGGCAACGCCGTATTGCGACCGTAAACAGAAGACGATGAGGCGTATATGATGTGTCGTAGGGCCGGAAGCCGCCGGGCAAATTCAAGAATGGCGACCTGTCCCCGGACATTGGCGTCAACGAACTCAAACGGCATCATGACGGAATGGCGTACACCGGCCTGCGCGGCAAAGTGGAGAACTTCGGTGATGGAGCGCCGTTCGGATGCCGTGAAAGCGGCCAGAATATCATCGCGGGCAATGTCGAGTTTTCGAAACGTGAAGTTTGGAAACGCAGCAAGCTGGGCAAGGCGTGCGTCCTTGAGGGCGGTATCGTAATAACGGTTGAGATTATCAATTCCGACAACCTGTTTCCCGGACACAAGCTGACGCAGGCAGGTGCTGAAGCCAATAAAACCGGCAGCTCCCGTGACAAGGACTGTCACAGCATGCTCCTGTCGAGCCTGATGCGTGCCGGATTGGTCATAGGCTCAGTGAGATTTCTTTGCCGACGCCGGGCGAGCCATCTTCGCATCCAGCGAGGCGGAAGAGACACGATCTCCTACGGTAATACCCATCTTCGCCGTAATCCCGCCCTGTAGTTCAAGGGTCGCCACAGCCGGACCATGGCTGCTGATGTGCGCCAGACTCTGCGGGACGGCATTTTCAGCAATGGACTGGATACGTCCATCATTGCCGATGAAAACGATGTCGAGCGGGATGAGAGTATTCTCCATCCACATGTCGCTCTGCTGCGGTGCGCTCCAGAGGAACACCATGCCCTGATCAGCGGGCAGTGTCGTGCGGAACATCTCGCCAACCTGCTGCTCACGCAGGGTCGTCGCTTTTTCAACCGTGAACTCGTGTTTTCCGGATGCGGAGGTGATGGTCAGCGTCTCTTTCGGAAGCGGAGGCTGGGCAGCGGTGGGGGCGCCGGATGCGGCATCGTCGGCGTGAGCCGGCAGGGTCAGGGAAAGTCCGCCTGAAGCAAGCGCAAGGGACAGGAAGAGAGTGCCAAACGTCTGACGGTTCACCGATGATGCGCCTCTGCTGATCGTTCCGAAGAACGGCTGGAAAAGAAAATAGGGAATCAGGGAAAATAAAATCTTACTGGAGGAACTGGTTGTTCATCCGCTCAGCACCGATCTTCGTGGGAGCGCCATGCCCCGGCACGACGACAACCTCATCTCCAAGGGGGAGAAGTTTCTCGCGGATCGCAGAGACCAGTTGACGGCTGTCGCCATAGGCGAAATCCGTCCGCCCGATCGTGCCGCGAAACAGCGTGTCTCCAGCGAACAGCATCTGCTCTTTCGCATCAAAAAACACGACATGACCCGGAGTGTGACCCGGGACGTGCAGCACCTGATAGCGGTGACCGAGAAGGTCGAACGCGTCGCCGTCCGAGGTATAACGGTCGGGGCTGACACTGTGCAGGTTCGCCAGACCAAAATGACGGGCCTGCTCCTCCACCGAGGTCAGCAGGAATTCGTCATGAGTGGTAGGACCGATCACTTCAGGAACCTCATCCTGTGTGTCGGCCAGAAGTGTCCTGAGCGCCACCGTGCCACCGACATGATCCAGATGACCATGCGTCAGAAGAATGGCGTCCACGGTCAGTCCGGCCTCGCGGATACGGGCGTGGATACGATCGGCATCCCCACCCGGATCAACGACGAGAGCCCGGTGCGTCATCGGATCCCAGACCAGTGAACAGTTCTGATGGAATGGCGTAACAGGGTGCCGTTCTGTGATCAGACGTCCTGTGTCACTCATCAAATGCTCCTTGGTTTAGTCTGGGAAAAGCTTACGCAGGATTTCAGGCGGTTTTCCAGCCTGTTTCCGGAATGTCAAAATGGGAGACCAGATCAGCAACCGGAATGTTGATCAGATCCTTGTCGATCGACTTGATCAGCTTCGCCTGAGTCGGTTTGGCAAGGTGCTCACGGATGACGTGCAGAACCTTGGCCGGAGCCGCCAGCACGAAACCATCCGGCTTGCTGCCGCCATGAAGCTGATCGTTCATCCATGTGGCGACGCGCTTGCCGAATTCCTGCTTGTGGTGGTCGGCGACAGAAAAATCACCGCGACCATTGTCTGAAGAACCTGCGATTTCGGCTGCCGCGAAGTGAGAGACTTCGTGCATGTGGCCGTCCTTATGCTGAAGGATGCGGGCTTTGCCGCCATCGGCAACGATATAAATGACTTGTCCGTCGAAGCTGTTCGGCATCGTATGTGCTCCATGATTGGCACGTTTTTGTCCGAAAGTGCGGGGCATGCCCATCAGGCACACCGGGATTCGGATCTCGGCGCAAAGATAGAGCCCTGATCGGGGTTCGGGGCAACCCCCCTTTCTGTCAGCGCCGCCCTGCCACACGGATGAGGTGAAGAAACGCCTCGTTCATTGTATAGTGCGGAATATGTCCAGCTCTACTCTTTCCTCCAGACTGTCCTGTCCTTTCGCTCTGGCGCAGGAGTGGCTCGCACAGGGCAGGGCCGTCGCTTTCGCCACGGTCGTGGGGACCGGAGGGCGCTCGCCCCGGCCTCTTGGCAGCATTATGGTCATGGATGACAGCGGACGTGTCGAGGGCTCCGTCAGTGGTGGCTGTGTCGAGGCGGACGTCATGTCTATCGCCAGAGAGGTGATGGCCGGCGCATCGCCTTGTGTCCGCAGTTATGGTGGGGAGGAGGTCGGGCTCTGGTCGGTTGGACTGGCCTGTGGCGGCCGTCTGGATGTGTTTGTCGAGGCGGTGCGGTCACCGCTTTCTCCAGAAGGCACATTTCCCGCCGCACTGCTCCCGTGGATTATCGATCGGCGCACGAAAGGGCAATCTCTGGCCATCGGTATGGCTCTCGACGGTTCACGCCACGTCCTGCTGGACGGTAGGGGGATGCCTGTCTGTCCGGACGGTGAGATTCCGCCCGCGATTACGGAGATCATGACAGCACGGGTCACCTCCGGAGAGGCTGGGGCGGTCAGTCCCGCGTTGACGCCCGACTGGTTTGTGCAACTGCTGGCGCCCGCGCCCCGGCTGCTGATCGTGGGAGCGGTTCATATTGCTCAGGTTCTGGCGGCGATGGCGATGAGCGCCGGTTATAATGTCATCATCATTGATCCCCGTACCAGCCTTGCGACCCCGGACCGTTTTCCCGGAGTCAGGCTGGTGGATGACTGGCCCGATGACGCCCTTGCGGCTGCGGGACCGGACCGGATGACCGCGATTGTCACGTTGACCCATGACAGCAAGCTCGATGATCCGGCTCTTGTGGAGGCGCTGAAAGGTCCGGCGTTTTATATCGGAGCGTTGGGATCTCGGGGAACGCACGCCTCGCGTCTGGCGCGGTTGCGGGAAGCGGGCGTGGAGGAAGAGGCCCTGCGACGGATACGCGGGCCGGTGGGACTGCCGATAGGCGCTGTTGATGTGGAAGAGATCGCAATCTCCATCATGGCGGATATCGTCGCCGTGCGTCGGGCAGCGCCGCTTTCCATGGGAATCAGTTGGTGGTCGCCGCGTAAGGTGAAGGCATGATGGAGTCCGCTCCGGTTGTTGCCGTGGTGCTGGCGGCTGGCCGATCGTCGCGATCCGGGGGACAGCACAAGTTGCTGGCCAGAGATGCGGACGGCCGGACAATGCTCGCCCGCACGCTTGCCGGGCTCTGCGCCAGCCAGGTGTCCGCCCTCTGTGTCGTTCTGCCGCCTTTGGCGCGTGATGTCACAGACGCTCTTCAGGCAGTTGTGCGGGAGAGCGGTTGCGGCAAACAGATCGACATCCGCATTTCGACTGCGGCGGATGAGGGACTTGCGGCTTCCCTGAAGGTCGGCGTTGCATGGGCTGAGGAGCAGCAGGCCACGGGATGCCTCGTCAGTCTTGGTGACATGCCGCTGGTGGGGAGTGGAGTCATTGACGCACTGATTGGCTGTTTTCTGGCGGGAAACGCTGATGTGGTTTTGCCGGAATGGCAGGGGCGGGTGGGCAATCCGGTGTTGTGGAGAGCCGGGTGTTTTGCCTCTCTGATGGCGTTGGCTGGAGACAGGGGCGGGAAGGCGTTGCTGTCTGATCCTTCTCTTGTGAAAGCTAGGGTTTTGGGCGCACCCTCCATTCTGGTGGACTTCGACACACATGCTTCCCTGCAGAAATTTGCGCAAATGCGGGCGGCGGAAACCTCCTGAAGATCTGCTTGCCGCACAGGGGCCTCTGATTAAAAATCATTGCAAAAAAGAAATAAATGCCGGTATGGCTTGAAGCCGGAGCGTGCCCCGACAGCGGGGTACCCTCTGGCTGGCATTCAACGGGAGGCCTTCATTCGATGGCTGTCGTTCAAACCGGAAATGGTGTCCGGATTACTGGTGATGAAGGACTGGACGTTCAGCGCACCGCCTTCACGGAAATTCCGCTCATTGATCTCGCCGGAATGATGTCCCCGGACGAGATGGATCGACGGAGAACAGGGGCCGAGGTACGTAAAGCCTGCACCGAGGTCGGATTCTTCTATGTGCGTCATCACGGTGTAAGCCCCGCCGTGCTGGCGCGGTGCTATGAAGAAAGCAAAGCTTTCTTCGCGCTGCCGGAGGCTGAAAAATGTCGCATCCATATCAGGAATTCACCGAACCATCGCGGTTACGGTCCTCTGCTGGAAGAGAACACCAACCCTGACTCTCAGGGCGATCTCCACGAAGCCTTTGATCTTGCGGGAGATATTCCTGCCAATGACCCTGACGTGCTCGCAGGTAAGGCTCTGTATGGCCCCAACCTTTGGCCAGCGCAGCCGGAAGGGTTCAAACCCGCTGTGCTCGCCTGCTATAAAAGTCTTGTCGCACTGGGTCACACCCTGTTCCGGGCCTTTGCTCTGGCTCTTGAACTGGAGGAGGACTATTTCCTCCCACTGATCCACAAACCCTGTGCGCATATGCGTATTCTGCGTTATCCGCCGCAGGAAGGTGTCGTCAACGAGAAGCAGATCGGTATCGGTGCGCACTCGGATTATGAGTGTTTCACCATCCTGAACCAGAACGGCGACTCAGCGCTTCAGGTGCTCAACGCCGCAGGCGTGTGGGTGGAAGCACCACCCATTCCCGATACATTCGTCATCAATGTCGGAGACATGATGGCGCGCTGGACCAATGATCTCTTCTGCTCGACATTGCATCGCGTCATCAACCGGTCCGGAAAAGAACGTTATTCCATACCGCTGTTTTTCGGGCCGGACTACGACACTGTGATCAGCCCGCTTTCCTCCTGTCAGGACGAGGCTCATCCGCCGCTTTATCCGCCTGTCAGGGCAGGAGAGTACATCCTCTCCCGTTTCGACGAGACATATGATTATCGTCAGTCCCAGCCAGAAAAAGTCTGAACTCCCGCCAGCAGGATCATTCGCCCATGCAAGTTGAGGAAACCGGTAGCGCGGCCGTTCTGGAACGTGTTCCCGCCCATCTGCGGACAACCCGTGTGGATCGGGTTTTCTGGAGCCATTTTTCTCCCAACCTTGCGCCGGCAGCGTGGGTGATCGGCGTGCTGGTGGTGGTGCTCGGATTGCCGGGCTGGACCGGTTTTGCGGTTCTGCTGATCGGCAATCTTCTCGGCTCGCTCCCTGTGGCGCTCTGTGCCGTGATGGGGCCTGAGACGGGACTTCCTCAGATGGAAGCGTCACGTTTCTCATTTGGCCGTATTGGAAAGCGTCTGCCGTCCCTGATCAACTGGGCGAACTGCGTCGGCTGGGATGCGGTCAACAATGTGCCGTCCGCACTGGCCTTCATCCTGCTGCTGAAGATGGTCGGTCTGGCCGTGCCATTCTGGCTGGCGCTGGGTATTCTGGCTTTCGCCCAGTTACTGGCCAGCATGGGTGGCCACGACATTGTGCAGGCGATTGAGAAATATCTCGGCTGGGTCCTGCTGGTTTCGTTTGCGATCGTCGGTGTGATTGCCGTTTTCCAGTCTTCAGGGCAGGGGGGCGCTGCATCATCTGCCGCTCCACATTTTGCCGATATCATGATCGGTATTGGCGCTGTCAGCAGTTTCAACATGGCATGGGCGGCCTATGCGTCGGATTACACGCGCTACGTGCCGCCTGGCACACCTTCTTCACGGGTATTCTGGCTGACGTTTGGCGGCACATTCCTTTCCTCCTTCATCATGGAACTGTTCGGCCTGCTGACAGGCGCTGCGATCAGTGATCCGTCTCCGGGCTCGCTCATTGCAGCCTTGCAGAACTGGTCGGGTGTTTTCGCACCTGTCGCTCTGGCTGCCGTGGCGTTTTCCTCCATCGCGATCAATGCGGCTAACGACAATACCGCCGCCTATGCGCTGATTTCCGGTGGCGTGCATGTCAATCGCATGCTGAGCGCCGTAGTAACGGCGGGTATGGGTTATCTTCTTGCTGTGCTGGGCGAGGGAACGTTCGTATCTCTCTATGAGAATTACCTGCTTCTTGCGCTATACTGGATCGCGCCATGGTGCGGGATCGTGCTGGCCGACTGGTATTGCCGTCCGGCTTCTCTGAAATCCTTGCGGATGCAGACACTCTCCGGCTGGACCTCTTCAGCGACGTCGTTTGTTGTCGTAACGGTTTTGACAATCGGCCTGTTCTCTTCGACGCCTCTCTACACAGGTCCGGTCGCGGCGATGCTCGGAGGAGCAGATGTCGGCTATCTTGTCGGATTCTTCCTTGCTGCGTTGGGGCAGATCGCGCTGCTGAATATGCGTGGGCGGCGTGTGTCTGTTGTCCGTTTTCAGGATGCCTGAGAGAGTGGGGAAATTCATGACGATCGAAACGGGTAAAATCTGACATGATGGATCTGGTTCTGAAAAACGGTGTCCTGCCTGATGGCAGCCGTGCGGACATCGCTATCGCCGATGGAAAAATTGCCGCCATTGAGCCGCGGTTTTCAGGTGAGGCTGTCGAGATGCTGGACCTGGATGGTTATCTTGTCTCGCCGCCTTTCGTGGACAGCCATTTTCATCTGGATACGACACTCACCGCCGGCCTGATCCGTCACAACGCCAGCGGGACTCTGTTTGAGGGTATCCAGATATGGAAGGAAACAAAGCCCCACCTGACCGAAGAGAATATCTACGCCCGCGCCCGCAAGCTGTGCGAGATGACCATCTCGCAGGGAACGCTCGCTATCCGCTCACACGTCGATATCAGCGACCCTGATCTGAGAGCGGTTCGTGCACTGGTGCGTCTGCGGGAAGATCTGAAGCCGTGGATGACCATCCAGCTTGTCGCCTTTCCGCAGGACGGTTTTTTCCGGATGGCAGGAGCGGTGGAACTGCTGGTCAGGGCGCTCGACATGGGGCTCGATCTGGTCGGTGGCATCCCTCATTATGAGCGCACGACGCTACAGGGCGGTGAGTCGATCGACGCACTGTTCCGGCTGGCGGCGGATCGCGCGCTTCCGATCGATATGCATTGCGACGAAACGGATGACCCGAACTCACGCCATGTCGAAACCATGGCGGCCTGTGCGGTCAGATACGGGCTGCAGGGCAGGGTGACCGGCTCCCATCTGACGTCGATGCACTCGATGGACAATGCCTATGCCGACAAACTGATCGGGCTTCTGGCTGAATCGGGTCTTGCGGCGGTCTCGAACCCGCTGATCAACATGACACTGTCAGGGCGTTACGACACCTATCCGAAACGCAGGGGGCTGGCGCGCATTCCTGAATTGCTGCGTGCGGGCGTGCCGGTCGGGTTCGGCCATGACTGCGTGATGGACCCGTGGTACCGCCTCGGCAGTCATGACATGCTGGAAGTGGCGTCCATGGGACTGCACGCCGCGCAGATGACCAGCGAAAGCGAGATGGCGGCCTGTTTCAGTAGCGTCACGGACATGGCGGCCGGTATTCTCGGTCTGGACTCGTATGGGCTGAAAGTCGGCAATCCGGCTGATCTGGTGGTTCTACAGGCCTGCTCGGTGTTGGATGCGCTGCGACTGCGTCCGTGCCGGTTGTATGTGCTCAGAAACGGCAGGGTCATCTCCCGGACAGAGCCACGTCTCAGTCAGTTGACGCTGGCAGAGGAGCGGACAGTCGATCTGGCGCGGATATGATCGGCAGGCGGCAGCGGCAGGCTGGTTCTTCCACCAGGCTGAAGGACTTTTCCGGATAGTCCGAGAGAGACTGGAAGCTCTCTCAGAAATCCAGATTGGCGTAGTAGTCCGGCGGGTTCATGCCGGGCACCCGGTCGTTCAGGAGCGGACGGAAGCAGGGCCGCGATTTGACCCGCGCATACCACTCGCGAGCGGCAGGCTGCTTGCTCCAGTCGATATCGCCGATGAAGTCGAGGCAGGAGACATGCGCGGCTGCGGCGAAGTCGGCCAGTGACAGTGTTCCGCCTGCAAGCCATGTGCGCGCTTCGGCAAGCTGGCCGATATAATCGAGATGCGGGCGGATATTGGCGTAACCTTCCCGCAGCGCCGTGCCGTCAGGATTGCCGCGACCGCTCAGGCGTTTGAACACCTTTTCGCCCAAGAGCTTGCGGGTCACGTCGCGCGCGAACACGCTGTCGAACCATGCCACAAGCCGACGCACTTCAACGCGCTCCGCGAGCGTGCGGCCCAGCAGGCAGGGATCGGGATAGGCTTCTTCCAGATATTCGCAGATCACTGACGAATCCGGAACGACGAGGCCGTTATCCTCCACCAGAACCGGCACTTCCTGCGCCGGGTTCAGGCGGGCGAATTCAGGACGGCTCTCCCAGACGCGCTCTGTCAGCGGCTCGAAGGGAAGACGTTTTTCGCCCAGTGTCAGCCGGACTTTCCGGCAGTAGGGCGACAGGGGAAAATGATGAAGGATTCGCATGCGCCCGCTTTAGGCGATCCGCACGTAACGCGCCAGTAGGTGCGTGCGTATGCGCGCGCAGGGCGGGGAGGGGAAATAGCGAGGCTGAGAACTGAAGACTTCCGGCCTCGACAGGCGGATTGACGAGGTGTTACCACCGGACTCATGACCATCAACTGGCCGCGATGATGGCGTGCCGGACAATATTTCAGACCAAGGATGAGCCTCAGATCGTGACGTCGTCCACAGTTTCCGTCGATCCAGCAAGCCTGCCGCGTATCCGGGCCGGGGGTCGATCCTTTCTTGCTCTGGTGCTTACGCCTGAAGCTCCGCTCGATATCTGGCTTGTTGCCCTGGATCATCAGATCAGTCGCTCCGCCGGCTTTTTCGCCGGCAAACCGATTATCCTCGATCTCACGCTTGTTCCGCTGGACACGCCCGGTCTCGCGGGTCTGCTGCCGTCGCTGGAAGAGCGTAATATCCGGGTGATCGGCATTGAAGGCGCGGATCGTGATGAAGAGGTTTTCGCCGGATGGAACTGGCCGGAAGGTCTGAGCGGCGGACGGTCAACAGCCGAAGAAGATATCCCGCTTGATTCTGTCGAGGAACTGACGCCGACCCCCGGTGCGTTGATTGTCGAGGAGCCGGTACGCTCCGGTCAGCACATTGTCTGGGCGGAGGGCGATGTGATCATTCTGGGTTCTGTCGCGTCCGGTGCGGAAGTCTCCGCCGGTGGCTCGATCCATGTATATGGAGCTCTCAGGGGACGCGCCATCGCGGGGATTGTCGGACGACCCGAAGCCCGGATCTTTGCCCGGGTGATGCAGCCTGAACTGCTGGCCATTGATGGTTTCTATGCGATTGCCGAGGAAATGTCGGAAGATCTGATAGGAAAACCCTCACAGGCCGTGCTCGTTGACGAAGTGCTTACTCTTAAACCGCTAACGTGAAGAGTATTGCGGCGTAGTATTAATTTCCGGGCCTGAGCCCTGATTTGGACACACATTCGACCTATTTGATGCAATAATTAACGGGTCGATATAGAAATAAGGACGAACAGTTTATGGCGCAGGTTCTCGTCGTCACATCCGGTAAGGGCGGCGTCGGTAAGACCACCACCACCGCTGCCCTCGGCGCGGCGCTTGCAAAGACGGGCAAGTCCGTTGTTGTGGTCGATTTCGACGTTGGCCTGCGTAATCTCGATCTTGTGATGGGTGCCGAGCGTCGGGTCGTTTTTGACCTGGTGAACGTCATTCAGGGTGACGCCAAGCTGAATCAGGCGCTGATCAAGGACAAGCGTCTTGATACGCTCTCCCTGCTCCCGGCGTCCCAGACACGCGACAAGGATGCTCTGACGGAAGAAGGCGTGGCGAAAGTCATGGCCGAACTGAAAGAGAAGTTTGACTGGGTGGTCTGTGACAGCCCGGCCGGTATCGAGCGCGGTGCTCAACTGGCCATGGCTCACGCCGATCAGGCCGTGATCGTCACCAATCCGGAAGTCTCTTCCGTGCGTGACAGTGACCGGATCATCGGCATGCTGGACAGCACGACGGAGAAGGCGAAGGCGGGCGAGAAGATGCCAAAGCACCTTCTGCTGACCCGTTACGATCCCGCCCGCGCTGCTCGCGGAGAAATGCTGAGCGTTGATGACGTTCTGGATATCCTCTCGATCCCGCTGATCGGTATCATTCCGGAAAGTCAGGATGTCCTGCGCTCCTCCAACCTTGGTGCGCCTGTCACTCTGGCCGCTCCTGAAAGCGCGCCTGCCCGGGCTTATTTCGAGGCAGTCCGCCGCCTGACCGGGGAAAAGGTGGACGTTACTGTTCCTACCGAAAAGAAGGGCCTGTTTGACTGGCTCTTCAAGCGGGGTGCTGCATGAGCTTTCTTGCAAACCTTTTCAATCGCCGCTCGTCCGCACCTGTTGCGCGTGATCGCCTGCAGATTCTGCTGGCCCATGAGCGCGCCAGCCTTGGTGAAGGCAAGTCCGATCTTCTGGTCCAGCTCCAGAAAGAGATCATGGAAGTGATCAGCCGCCATGTCGCCGTTGATCAGGACAAGGTGCAGGTCAAGCTGGATCGTGGTTCGGGATGTTCAATGCTGGAAATCGATATTGAAGTTCCGGGTATTGAGCAGAACGACAAGGAAAAGAAGGACGGCACGCATTCCGTGTGAGTGTGGTCTGACTGAATGTTGGGATGGCGTTCCGGATAAGCTGGAACGCCATTTTTTGTTTGAAAAGGGCTGCCGACCTCTCTTCAGCCCATTTACTGACAGGCAGCGGTTTCCAAAGGTGCACCTTTGGCGGGGTGCGGGGCAGAGCCCGAAAACTTTGCCCAGCAAAAGAATCTGACAGACAAGGCCGCCACTGTCACACCGGTCTGAGGGATCAGATTTGTCCGGAATGGCGGCAGGCCGACAACACACCCTGCCGCCTGCTTCATTCAGCCGCCAAAAGGACGGAGCAAACGCCGTGGACGGTGCGGCCGGTAGTCATTTTCGTTCATGCGGAAGTCCGGTACGCCACCCATCAACGGATCGGTGAATTCATTTGATGACTTTGAAGTATTTCTCTTGTGCGTTTGGGGTGGCGTAAAAGAAGAAAGAGGCTTTCCGGAACAGGCAGTGAATGCCTCTGTCCAGAAAACCCCTTGCAAAGTCTAAGTCATGTCGCGGCAATGAT
The Acetobacter aceti genome window above contains:
- a CDS encoding CHAP domain-containing protein; translation: MATLTVAATNALLPSAGQARTRHVGHKMANRHVHSISFNVADHGYHTHYAPAYYGRWVRQNHYSSHVIQCVAFAKAESAIELRGNAGDWWYNAAGRYARGFAPEVGSVLNFRPIRRMPLGHVAVVTGALNSRVITIDQSHWGQSGISRHVRVVDVSPDNDWSAVRVELNREKGSFGSIYPTFGFIYPRSEGSSAVLTASAERMTVAADAGSEVAEAPEDVGTIEQNYRAPRRFHPMFRHRHAPRHKSHK
- a CDS encoding NAD-dependent epimerase/dehydratase family protein, producing the protein MTVLVTGAAGFIGFSTCLRQLVSGKQVVGIDNLNRYYDTALKDARLAQLAAFPNFTFRKLDIARDDILAAFTASERRSITEVLHFAAQAGVRHSVMMPFEFVDANVRGQVAILEFARRLPALRHIIYASSSSVYGRNTALPFRETDRVDQPGSFYAVSKRSAELTAECYQHLHQLPLTGLRFFTVYGPWGRPDMAYYLFAKAIMEGRPVTLYEGTALARDFTFIDDAVDAICAVTDLPPSGQARILNIGSNVPEPVSRLISLLENFLGRTADIRLTPRPTADVECTWASLEQIQQLIDWHPTTSLEIGLERFSRWFLNHSYG
- a CDS encoding DUF192 domain-containing protein produces the protein MNRQTFGTLFLSLALASGGLSLTLPAHADDAASGAPTAAQPPLPKETLTITSASGKHEFTVEKATTLREQQVGEMFRTTLPADQGMVFLWSAPQQSDMWMENTLIPLDIVFIGNDGRIQSIAENAVPQSLAHISSHGPAVATLELQGGITAKMGITVGDRVSSASLDAKMARPASAKKSH
- a CDS encoding MBL fold metallo-hydrolase; translated protein: MSDTGRLITERHPVTPFHQNCSLVWDPMTHRALVVDPGGDADRIHARIREAGLTVDAILLTHGHLDHVGGTVALRTLLADTQDEVPEVIGPTTHDEFLLTSVEEQARHFGLANLHSVSPDRYTSDGDAFDLLGHRYQVLHVPGHTPGHVVFFDAKEQMLFAGDTLFRGTIGRTDFAYGDSRQLVSAIREKLLPLGDEVVVVPGHGAPTKIGAERMNNQFLQ
- a CDS encoding host attachment protein is translated as MPNSFDGQVIYIVADGGKARILQHKDGHMHEVSHFAAAEIAGSSDNGRGDFSVADHHKQEFGKRVATWMNDQLHGGSKPDGFVLAAPAKVLHVIREHLAKPTQAKLIKSIDKDLINIPVADLVSHFDIPETGWKTA
- a CDS encoding XdhC family protein, which translates into the protein MSSSTLSSRLSCPFALAQEWLAQGRAVAFATVVGTGGRSPRPLGSIMVMDDSGRVEGSVSGGCVEADVMSIAREVMAGASPCVRSYGGEEVGLWSVGLACGGRLDVFVEAVRSPLSPEGTFPAALLPWIIDRRTKGQSLAIGMALDGSRHVLLDGRGMPVCPDGEIPPAITEIMTARVTSGEAGAVSPALTPDWFVQLLAPAPRLLIVGAVHIAQVLAAMAMSAGYNVIIIDPRTSLATPDRFPGVRLVDDWPDDALAAAGPDRMTAIVTLTHDSKLDDPALVEALKGPAFYIGALGSRGTHASRLARLREAGVEEEALRRIRGPVGLPIGAVDVEEIAISIMADIVAVRRAAPLSMGISWWSPRKVKA
- a CDS encoding NTP transferase domain-containing protein, with the protein product MMESAPVVAVVLAAGRSSRSGGQHKLLARDADGRTMLARTLAGLCASQVSALCVVLPPLARDVTDALQAVVRESGCGKQIDIRISTAADEGLAASLKVGVAWAEEQQATGCLVSLGDMPLVGSGVIDALIGCFLAGNADVVLPEWQGRVGNPVLWRAGCFASLMALAGDRGGKALLSDPSLVKARVLGAPSILVDFDTHASLQKFAQMRAAETS